The genomic DNA GCAGCTGATGCAACCATCCTGATCGGCGGCGGCGGCTTAACCGGCGTTGAGCTTGTTGGTGAAATTGCCGACATTATGCCAAAATTGGCTCGTAAATACGGCGTAGACCCAGGCGAAGTTAAACTGCTGCTGGTTGAAGCTGGCCCTAAAATCCTGCCCGTACTTCCAGATCATCTTATCGACCGCGCGAAAGCAAGTCTTGAAAACCGCGGCGTAACATTCCTGACAGGTCTTCCTGTAACGAACGTGGAAGGCAACGTCGTTGACCTGAAAGACGGTCAAAAAATCGTTACCAACACCTTCGTATGGACTGGCGGCGTTCAAGGCAACCCACTCGTTGGGGAATCCGGCCTCGAAGTTAACCGCGGACGTGCAACGGTGAATGAATTCATGCAATCCACATCCCATAAAGATGTATTTGTAGCTGGTGACAGCGCTGTTGTCTTTGATGCAACAGGCCGTCCTTATCCTCCAACAGCTCAAATCGCTTGGCAAATGGGCGAGCTGATCGGCTACAACCTGTATGCTTACCTGACTGACAAGGCATCCCAGACCTTTGATCCGGTGAACTCCGGCACACTGGCCAGCCTTGGACGCAAAGATGCTGTAGCTACGGTTGGCGAAAACAACATCTCCCTTAAAGGACTGCCAGCAACCATGATGAAGGAGGCAAGTAACATCCGTTACCTCTCCCACATCAAAGCTTTGTTCACACTGGCTTACTAATCATATAAGCAATCAAGAAAAGCCCCGCTCAAATCATCATTTGAGCGGGGCTTTTTACTAATTTCAGCCGGTCAGCAGCTTGCTTACGTCAGGCTCTTCTCCAGCGTGCTTTGCATGGCAAGCAGCTCCTGCCTTATTTTCGGTGTCAGCGCAAGCTCGGGAACAGCCGGAAGCGTTATGCTGCGCTGCTGCTCGGCACTCTGCGCCATTTTCTCGAACACAAGCAGCAGACGGGCAAGCTCAGGATCAGGCAGTTCGGGCCGATTCGCCGTCCAGGCATAAGAATTCAGCAGGTAACCGAATTGATCGAGTGCCCACACCACGGGCAGCAGCCGCTGCAGCTCCTCCTCGCTTCTCGGGATTTCCCCAAGCGCCGTTGCATAAACCGTAGTCAGGTTAGACAGATGAGTCTTCATGGAACGCTGCTCCCGGCTGTCCTCTGCCTCGTAAGCTGCCGGCTGTTCCGTGAACAGCATGGCAGCAAGCTGGGACTGGCTCCGGATCGTCCGGCCCATCAGATACGGAATCCGGCTTGAGGCGGATCTCCTGCCGAGGATGAGTACACCGATCAGGCCGATAATACTGCCGGTGATGACATCGACGATCCGCGTCCCGGCGAAATACCCTACATCGTGGATGTGCGAGCTCGCCTCCGCCATAAGGATCGCATTCGGTGTCACGAAGAGGATGGCGATCGCATAGTTGCGTACGATCAACAGCTCAGCGAAAAACGTAAAGAGCATAATGGCAACGGAAATGATAAAGCCTTCCGGCTGCGCCCATAAAATAGCGCTCGCTATTAAAATTCCAATCATCGTTCCCAAAGAGCGCTGGATTGCCCGGTGAAATGTTGCAATGACTGTTGCACCCAGCATAACCGAGGCACAGGAAAGAGGTACCAAGTAAGAGCGGTTTAAATTAAAAGCATGCGCCGCCAATGCAGCGATCATTAAGATCATACCGAATCTTAGGGACAGCAGAAACACAAGCGAATTTTTGTCGAAGGCGCTGAGAACGATACTCTTCACCGGCGTTCCGGCTATGCTTCTGTCCTCCCAGCCGTCTTCGGCGTCCGCCTCCAAAATCGCTGCCATTT from Paenibacillus sp. J23TS9 includes the following:
- a CDS encoding NAD(P)/FAD-dependent oxidoreductase, whose amino-acid sequence is MSKHIVILGAGYGGLLSAMTLRKYLNKDQARVTVVNQYPTHQIITELHRLAAGSIEEKAIAMPLDKLFKGKDIDLKIAKVDSFSVDSKEVKLSDGSKLSYDALVVALGSITAYFGIPGLDKYSMVLKSAEDANRIHQHIEDRIKAYSQTKDAADATILIGGGGLTGVELVGEIADIMPKLARKYGVDPGEVKLLLVEAGPKILPVLPDHLIDRAKASLENRGVTFLTGLPVTNVEGNVVDLKDGQKIVTNTFVWTGGVQGNPLVGESGLEVNRGRATVNEFMQSTSHKDVFVAGDSAVVFDATGRPYPPTAQIAWQMGELIGYNLYAYLTDKASQTFDPVNSGTLASLGRKDAVATVGENNISLKGLPATMMKEASNIRYLSHIKALFTLAY
- a CDS encoding FUSC family protein; amino-acid sequence: MNTRNHRRAAIHPMIRQAFEMKRIALPWNRAICAGLCLGLPSLIGLLLGRFDYGMLAGTGGFTYLYTFHEPYALRARKLFFVMLGIGFSVFCGSLLAPYPVLSAVVLGLIGALATFIFGALKFKGPAALFFVLSFALASGMPHGPSEALTRGTLVLLGGALAWLIAMAGWLTNPHGPETQAVRRLYTNLAGLLDAAGTGKYKKARHETLISMVEAESILAGQGRVWREPARVYRLFRLFHQAHVIYQETDTWNLRKGEPLPPALGQVVRSVSGVLRYREILITDSLKRLEDSDLEGLLRAVREMAAILEADAEDGWEDRSIAGTPVKSIVLSAFDKNSLVFLLSLRFGMILMIAALAAHAFNLNRSYLVPLSCASVMLGATVIATFHRAIQRSLGTMIGILIASAILWAQPEGFIISVAIMLFTFFAELLIVRNYAIAILFVTPNAILMAEASSHIHDVGYFAGTRIVDVITGSIIGLIGVLILGRRSASSRIPYLMGRTIRSQSQLAAMLFTEQPAAYEAEDSREQRSMKTHLSNLTTVYATALGEIPRSEEELQRLLPVVWALDQFGYLLNSYAWTANRPELPDPELARLLLVFEKMAQSAEQQRSITLPAVPELALTPKIRQELLAMQSTLEKSLT